The genomic window GAGGGTTTTGGTTACTGGAGTGTGGGGAATTGTGATGAGAATTCAGCGGTTGTCGTCTATTATTTGGCTATGGTTGGTGATGAGTTTTCTGCCAATGTTTATGGCACAATCTGTACGGGCAGAAGTGAAACAAAATTCGCCAACAGTAATTACAAAAATTAAGTCACTGAGCGAGATTGAACGCCCAGCCACCAATGTTAGTGGGTTGTTTTCTCAATCGTCAACCCCACAAGCACCTTCATCAGAAGTTGTGCAAGTGAGGGCAGTGAAGGCAAATCCCACCACACTAGGTGTGGAGGTGATTCTACAAACTAGCAAAGGGGAACAATTACAAGTTACTAATCGCAGTGCTGGTAATAGTTTTATTGCTGATATTCCCAATGCCCAGCTGCGTTTACCCAATGGTGATGCATTCATATTCCGTTCAGAAAAACCACTTGCGGGAATTACTGAAATAACAGTAACAAATTTGGATGCTAACACCATCCGGGTGACGGTGATCGGTGAGGCAAGCTCACCAACAGTCGAGTTATTTGACAGTGATGAAGGTTTGATTTTTGGGTTGACAACTGCTGCATCTACTGCACAGCAGCCACCCCAAACACAACCAACACCTGAACAACAGCAGCCAACAAACCAAACCCAACCACAGCAACCATCGGCTTCTAGTGATCAGCCAATTGAATTGGTGGTGACAGGAGAACAAGATGGATACAGTGTACCAGATGCGACCACTGCGACCAAAACCGATACACCCTTGCGCGACATCCCGCAATCAATTCAAGTTGTACCCCAACAGGTACTCCGCGACCAACAAGTCACCCGCTTGAACGATGCTTTGAGGAATGTTTCCGGTGTGATTTCAGCATCTGGATCACCTGGCAATACCGAATCAAGTGGATTTACCATTCGGGGCTTTGATGCTGGGCCTTCGCTCAGGAATGGTCTGAGTGATCCTCTGGGCGATCGCTCACTGGAACTCTCCAATATAGAGCGAGTGGAAGTCCTCAAGGGGCCGGCTTCAGCTCTATTTGGTAATGGTAGTCCCGGTGGCACAATCAACTTGATTACCAAGCAGCCCCTCGCCACTCCTTACTATGCCCTTGAAGCAACGGTTGGCAGTTACAGCTATTATCGGGGTGCTGTGGATCTGTCTGGGCCTTTAAACGATGACAAAACAGGGCTGTATCGACTGAATGTGTCTTATAAAGATGCAGGCAGTTTTATCGATTTTGCTCATGATAAAAATCTACTCATTGCGCCAGTTTTGAGTTTTGCAATTGGTGAGCGCACAAAGCTAACTCTGGAAGGAGAGTATATCAGTGCAGATACCAATCGATTGTTCCTACCAGCCGTCGGCACTGTACTACCTAACCCAAATGGGAAAATACCACGCAACCTGAACACTAGTGGACCTGACAGGAATGACAATTATGTTCATGAGGATATTGGTAGAATTGGATATAGTTTAGAACACAAATTCAGTGATAACTGGTCATTAAAAAACGCTTTTCGGGCAATATTTTATCATTTTGAAACCAGTGGTTTTCTACGTGATGGTACTCCTCTCGTGGATAACCGAATACTAAATCGAGAATTTGGTGAAGGACAGTTTGATGACGAGGCTTACAATCTGTTAACAGACATCGTTGGCAAATTCTCAACTGGCTCCATTCAGCATCAGTTGCTATTTGGATTTGACCTAAGTAGATTCTCTTATGAATCTTTATTTAGGAATGCTAATGCAGCACCCATTGACCTGTTTAACCCAGTGTATGACCAATCCATTGGTGAAACTACCAGTACTCCAAATAATTCCTCTCTAACAGAGGCACTTGGTATTTATGTCCAAGATCAGATCGCGCTGAGTGAAAATTTGAAGCTGCTGTTGGGTGTACGGTTTGATGCCTTTAAACAGACGGATGGAGATTTGGTAGCAAATACCGAAAGCAGCCAGTCAGGAGATGCGTTTAGCCCTCGTTTCGGTATTGTCTACCAACCCATAAAGCCAATTTCACTCTATGCCAGCTATAGTCGCTCGTTTACCCCAGCGATTGGAATTAGCTTTGATGGCAACCTTTTTGAACCAGAACGTTCCACGCAGTATGAAGTCGGGGTGAAGGCAGATTTGAATCAGAGAATTTCTACAACACTTGCTTTCTATAATCTGACTCGCTCGAATGTCTTGACTGAAGACCCAAATAATCAAGATTATTCGATTCAAACAGGTGAGCAGCGCAGCCGGGGTATCGAATTCAACATTGGGGGTGAAATCTTACCCGGTTTGAATGTGATTGCAGGTTATGCTTACACGGATGCCAAAATCACCGAGGACGAGACTTACAAACCAGGTAATTACCTGAACAATGTACCAAAAAATAGTTTCAATTTGTGGACGAAGTATGAAATTCAATCTGGTAGTCTCAAAGGACTCGGCTTTGGTTTGGGATTATTCTATGTAGGCGATCGCCAGGCAGATTTAGACAATTCCTTTGAATTGCCGAGCTATTTCCGTACTGATGCTGCCATTTTCTATAAACAAGGACAGCTTCGCGCACAGGTGAATTTCAGAAATCTGTTTGGTGTGGATTATTTTGATTCTGCTCGTGACCTTTTGCGTGTTTTTCCTGGCGAACCGTTCACCGTGCAGGGCACGATTTCGTGGGAGTTTTGACCTTCCCTAGTACAGCACGGCGTAAATAAGCAGACCATTGAAAAGCCCTAAAGAGCTTATTCCATAATACTTTTGACTTTTGACCCTTCGACTGCGCTCAGGGTCAACTTTTGAATGAGTGACTTCCGCCTTGCGGTACTAGCGGGACTTAAACATTTTTTCGGGAGAAACAAGCCTCAAACCCATGCAAAGTAAGGGGAATACACCAAATGCTCAAAAATAGCCCAAACCCAGATATATCAAGAAACTAAGCAAAACGATGTCAAAGTCTTTCTTTATATAGATTTGAGGCTCTTTTTTGGGTGTTTTTTGTCTAAGTCCCATTAATAAAGCTCTTGTGATGTA from Nostoc sp. UHCC 0926 includes these protein-coding regions:
- a CDS encoding TonB-dependent siderophore receptor yields the protein MRIQRLSSIIWLWLVMSFLPMFMAQSVRAEVKQNSPTVITKIKSLSEIERPATNVSGLFSQSSTPQAPSSEVVQVRAVKANPTTLGVEVILQTSKGEQLQVTNRSAGNSFIADIPNAQLRLPNGDAFIFRSEKPLAGITEITVTNLDANTIRVTVIGEASSPTVELFDSDEGLIFGLTTAASTAQQPPQTQPTPEQQQPTNQTQPQQPSASSDQPIELVVTGEQDGYSVPDATTATKTDTPLRDIPQSIQVVPQQVLRDQQVTRLNDALRNVSGVISASGSPGNTESSGFTIRGFDAGPSLRNGLSDPLGDRSLELSNIERVEVLKGPASALFGNGSPGGTINLITKQPLATPYYALEATVGSYSYYRGAVDLSGPLNDDKTGLYRLNVSYKDAGSFIDFAHDKNLLIAPVLSFAIGERTKLTLEGEYISADTNRLFLPAVGTVLPNPNGKIPRNLNTSGPDRNDNYVHEDIGRIGYSLEHKFSDNWSLKNAFRAIFYHFETSGFLRDGTPLVDNRILNREFGEGQFDDEAYNLLTDIVGKFSTGSIQHQLLFGFDLSRFSYESLFRNANAAPIDLFNPVYDQSIGETTSTPNNSSLTEALGIYVQDQIALSENLKLLLGVRFDAFKQTDGDLVANTESSQSGDAFSPRFGIVYQPIKPISLYASYSRSFTPAIGISFDGNLFEPERSTQYEVGVKADLNQRISTTLAFYNLTRSNVLTEDPNNQDYSIQTGEQRSRGIEFNIGGEILPGLNVIAGYAYTDAKITEDETYKPGNYLNNVPKNSFNLWTKYEIQSGSLKGLGFGLGLFYVGDRQADLDNSFELPSYFRTDAAIFYKQGQLRAQVNFRNLFGVDYFDSARDLLRVFPGEPFTVQGTISWEF